Proteins from one Deltaproteobacteria bacterium genomic window:
- the rfbB gene encoding dTDP-glucose 4,6-dehydratase — translation MKSDNLLVTGGCGFIGSNFIRYLLGQPDFQGRIVNVDKLTYAGNPHNLSDITELHPGRYVFLQADICEAGKMKEIFRRYQIDAVCHFAAESHVDRSIKSPEDFMLTNIMGTFNLLEAAREIDLSLFHHVSTDEVYGSLGPEGYFTEETPYRPNSPYSASKAASDHLVRAYHQTYGLPVTVSNCSNNYGPCQFPEKLIPLVIINALEGKPLPVYGDGKNVRDWLYVADHCEAIWTVMKHGRRGDTYNIGGRAEMENITIVRMICDILDEIAAPLPGCNRRELITFVTDRPGHDRRYAIDFEKLQRELHWAPRETFATGLRKTIAWYLQNWFWLEQVRTGAYRQWMDEQYGL, via the coding sequence GTGAAGAGCGACAATTTATTAGTCACAGGCGGCTGCGGTTTCATCGGCAGCAATTTTATCCGTTATCTCCTTGGGCAACCGGATTTCCAGGGCCGGATTGTCAATGTTGATAAGCTCACCTATGCCGGGAATCCGCATAACTTGAGCGATATCACTGAGCTTCACCCCGGCAGATACGTGTTTCTGCAGGCGGACATCTGCGAGGCCGGTAAGATGAAAGAAATTTTCCGCCGCTACCAGATAGATGCGGTCTGTCATTTTGCCGCCGAATCGCATGTGGACCGCTCCATAAAATCCCCGGAAGACTTCATGCTGACCAACATCATGGGCACTTTCAACCTTTTGGAAGCAGCCCGGGAGATTGATCTTTCCCTTTTTCATCATGTGAGCACGGATGAGGTATATGGCAGCTTGGGGCCGGAGGGCTACTTTACCGAGGAGACCCCTTACCGGCCTAACAGCCCCTATTCCGCCTCCAAGGCGGCTTCCGACCACCTCGTGCGGGCCTATCACCAGACCTACGGACTGCCCGTCACGGTTTCCAACTGTTCCAATAATTATGGCCCCTGCCAGTTTCCCGAGAAATTGATCCCGCTGGTTATTATCAACGCCCTGGAGGGGAAGCCGCTTCCCGTCTATGGAGATGGAAAAAATGTCCGGGACTGGCTCTACGTGGCGGACCATTGCGAGGCCATCTGGACGGTCATGAAGCACGGGCGGAGAGGGGATACCTATAACATCGGCGGCCGGGCGGAAATGGAGAATATCACGATCGTCAGGATGATCTGCGATATCCTCGATGAAATCGCCGCCCCCCTGCCGGGTTGCAATCGTCGGGAGTTGATCACCTTTGTCACCGACCGGCCGGGGCATGACCGCAGGTATGCCATTGATTTCGAGAAGTTACAGCGGGAACTGCATTGGGCGCCGCGCGAAACCTTTGCCACCGGCCTCCGGAAGACCATCGCGTGGTATCTGCAAAATTGGTTTTGGCTGGAACAGGTGCGTACGGGCGCCTATCGTCAGTGGATGGACGAACAATACGGGCTGTAG
- the atpD gene encoding F0F1 ATP synthase subunit beta, with translation MSVENQGTVISVRGSVIDARFGPGRLPDIGNVLLAGDDGRTRVEVMVQMNAETVRGISLMPTQGLARGSTITDTGGPFMIPVGKELLGRVFNVFGETIDNLEALKGCETRSIQGVRVPITQQSTVSEIFHTGIKSVDVLCPLERGGKAGLFGGAGVGKTVLLTEMIHNMVGQHHGISIFCGVGERCREGEELYREMKEAGVLPNTVMVFGQMNEPPGARFRVGHTGLTMAEYFRDEERQDVLLLIDNIFRFIQAGQEVSGLMGLLPSRLGYQPTLASDLAALEERICNTTTGAITSIQAVYVPADDFTDPSASHTFSHLTASIVLSRKRASEGFYPAIDLLQSGSKMLMPNIAGERHYRIAQDIRRNLSLYEELKDIIAMLGINELSREDQRTVYRARRLERFFTQPFHVTEQFIGKAGKMVALPDALDGCERILNDEFADYPESSLYMIGTVDEAVRA, from the coding sequence ATGAGCGTGGAAAATCAGGGAACGGTGATAAGCGTGCGCGGGAGTGTCATCGACGCCCGCTTTGGGCCGGGCCGACTGCCGGACATTGGAAACGTCCTCCTTGCCGGAGACGACGGCCGGACCCGTGTCGAAGTCATGGTTCAGATGAACGCTGAAACGGTCAGGGGAATCTCCCTGATGCCGACCCAGGGACTGGCCCGGGGTTCGACCATAACCGATACTGGCGGACCGTTTATGATTCCGGTGGGCAAAGAGCTTCTGGGGCGGGTCTTTAACGTCTTCGGCGAAACCATTGACAATCTCGAAGCATTGAAGGGATGTGAAACCAGGTCCATCCAGGGGGTGCGGGTTCCCATCACCCAGCAGTCCACTGTTTCCGAGATCTTCCACACGGGCATCAAGTCTGTGGATGTCCTGTGTCCTCTGGAGCGTGGCGGAAAGGCCGGACTTTTCGGAGGCGCCGGAGTGGGCAAGACGGTCCTGCTGACGGAGATGATCCACAACATGGTGGGCCAACACCACGGCATCAGCATCTTCTGCGGCGTCGGCGAGCGGTGCCGCGAGGGCGAGGAACTCTATCGTGAGATGAAGGAGGCGGGCGTTCTGCCCAATACCGTCATGGTTTTCGGACAGATGAATGAACCGCCCGGGGCGCGTTTCCGCGTGGGACACACAGGGCTCACCATGGCCGAATACTTCCGCGACGAAGAACGCCAAGACGTTCTGCTCCTCATTGACAATATCTTCCGCTTCATCCAGGCCGGACAGGAGGTCTCGGGGCTCATGGGACTCCTCCCCTCACGCCTCGGTTATCAGCCCACGCTGGCCTCCGACCTGGCGGCGCTGGAAGAGCGGATCTGCAACACCACCACGGGGGCCATTACGTCTATTCAGGCCGTTTACGTGCCCGCCGACGATTTTACGGATCCCTCGGCTTCCCACACTTTCAGCCACCTGACGGCGTCCATTGTTCTGTCCCGTAAACGGGCCAGTGAGGGTTTTTATCCGGCCATTGATCTGCTGCAATCGGGCTCCAAGATGCTCATGCCGAACATCGCCGGGGAGCGCCATTACCGGATCGCGCAGGATATTCGCAGGAATCTGAGCCTGTACGAAGAACTCAAAGACATCATCGCCATGCTGGGTATCAACGAGCTTTCCCGGGAGGATCAACGGACCGTTTATCGGGCCCGCCGCCTGGAACGTTTTTTCACTCAGCCCTTCCACGTGACGGAGCAGTTCATCGGCAAGGCAGGCAAGATGGTGGCCCTCCCGGACGCGCTGGACGGCTGTGAACGGATACTAAACGACGAGTTCGCCGATTATCCCGAGAGTTCCCTGTATATGATCGGCACGGTTGACGAGGCGGTGAGGGCCTGA
- a CDS encoding F0F1 ATP synthase subunit epsilon, translated as MKLKILLPAEIFLSEEVTKVVAEAENGLFCLLPLHVDFTAALVPGVFSYSTAGGEDSYLAIDIGTLVKTGSDVLVSTRNAYRSPELGHLKEVVIAQFREIDEREKKARTAAARLEVDLLRRFIELRHE; from the coding sequence ATGAAGCTGAAGATCCTGCTTCCGGCCGAGATATTTCTGAGCGAAGAGGTGACCAAGGTGGTCGCCGAAGCGGAAAACGGCCTGTTCTGCCTTTTGCCCCTGCATGTCGATTTTACAGCGGCCCTCGTTCCCGGCGTTTTCTCCTACAGCACGGCCGGAGGCGAAGACTCCTATCTGGCCATTGATATCGGCACGCTGGTCAAGACAGGGTCCGATGTTCTGGTTTCGACGCGCAACGCCTATCGAAGCCCCGAACTGGGTCATTTGAAGGAAGTTGTCATTGCCCAGTTCAGGGAAATAGACGAACGTGAGAAGAAGGCCCGGACCGCCGCGGCCAGACTGGAAGTGGATCTACTGCGCCGGTTCATCGAGCTGAGACATGAATAG
- a CDS encoding AtpZ/AtpI family protein encodes MSDEQMTPKERRLKQEKEYTRKIGVKESLRIKGKKHKDETVWFGLGMIGVVGWSVAIPTLIGTALGLWIDLTWPSRFSWALMLLILGVALGSANAWHWVRRAREDIIKDGDDSSPPQGEA; translated from the coding sequence ATGAGTGACGAACAAATGACACCGAAGGAAAGGCGCCTGAAGCAGGAAAAAGAATACACCCGGAAAATCGGGGTGAAGGAATCGCTGCGCATCAAGGGCAAGAAGCACAAAGACGAAACGGTCTGGTTCGGTCTCGGCATGATCGGTGTCGTGGGGTGGTCCGTCGCCATTCCCACGCTCATCGGAACAGCACTCGGGCTCTGGATTGACCTGACCTGGCCCAGCCGCTTTTCCTGGGCGCTGATGCTTCTGATCCTGGGGGTTGCGCTGGGATCCGCAAACGCCTGGCACTGGGTCAGGAGGGCCAGGGAAGACATTATCAAAGACGGGGATGATAGTTCACCGCCGCAGGGGGAAGCTTAG
- a CDS encoding ATP synthase subunit I: MFSLSTLLVPFVLGGLIGLVYFLGLWETVRRLPEAKSPHRLMILSFAARTIFALGGFFLLTDGAWERMAAAVLGFFIVKTVLVGTLGRIPMPPGRVTRPTGACSWKS; this comes from the coding sequence ATGTTTTCTTTATCAACACTTTTAGTCCCCTTCGTCCTCGGCGGTCTGATCGGCTTGGTCTATTTTTTAGGCCTCTGGGAGACAGTGCGCAGGCTCCCTGAAGCGAAAAGCCCGCACAGGCTCATGATTCTGAGCTTTGCGGCACGGACCATTTTTGCCTTAGGCGGGTTTTTCCTCCTCACAGACGGGGCATGGGAACGTATGGCCGCTGCCGTCCTGGGATTTTTCATCGTCAAGACGGTTCTGGTCGGCACCCTTGGCAGGATCCCGATGCCGCCGGGTCGGGTGACACGGCCTACAGGAGCATGCTCATGGAAATCGTAG
- a CDS encoding F0F1 ATP synthase subunit A, translated as MEIVAIHQISPDQVIYFAWHFITISAALVYTWIVMVILVIGSLAITRNLSSDRKMSRWQNLMEVIVATIRSEIREVVSEGGDSYFPFIGTLFIFILMSNVLTFVPGYVAPTSSLTTTAALSVLVFFAVPIFGITKQGLIEYLKEYFRPNFIFFPLHVMGEMARTLSLAVRLFGNMMSHEKVIAILLSVTPLFFPVAMQALGLLIGIIQAYIFVVLTMVYIAAATQSHEGTEHKPKVYKTT; from the coding sequence ATGGAAATCGTAGCCATCCATCAGATCAGTCCGGATCAGGTCATTTATTTCGCGTGGCATTTTATCACCATCAGTGCCGCTCTCGTGTACACCTGGATCGTCATGGTTATCCTGGTCATCGGTTCACTGGCGATCACGCGGAATCTGTCGTCGGACCGCAAAATGTCCCGCTGGCAGAACCTGATGGAGGTGATTGTCGCCACAATCCGCTCCGAGATCCGGGAAGTCGTCAGCGAAGGCGGGGATTCCTATTTCCCCTTTATCGGAACCCTGTTCATTTTCATCCTCATGTCGAATGTGTTGACCTTCGTCCCCGGTTATGTGGCGCCGACCTCGTCGCTCACGACGACAGCGGCCCTGTCCGTTCTGGTCTTCTTCGCCGTTCCGATTTTCGGCATTACGAAACAGGGTCTTATCGAATATCTCAAGGAATATTTTCGTCCGAACTTTATCTTTTTCCCCCTGCATGTCATGGGCGAAATGGCCAGGACGCTCTCCCTGGCCGTCCGGCTTTTTGGAAACATGATGAGCCATGAAAAGGTGATCGCCATCCTGCTTTCGGTGACGCCCCTGTTTTTCCCTGTCGCCATGCAGGCCCTGGGACTGCTGATCGGCATCATTCAGGCATATATCTTTGTAGTCCTGACCATGGTTTACATTGCAGCGGCAACACAGTCGCATGAGGGCACAGAACATAAACCCAAAGTGTACAAAACAACCTGA
- a CDS encoding F0F1 ATP synthase subunit C translates to MDNVSIVATVSIITAGICMAVGSIAPAMGQGRAIHGALSSIAQQPDERNSLTRTLFVGLAMMESIAIYCFVISMILVFANPFWAYVIKKAGG, encoded by the coding sequence ATGGACAACGTGAGCATTGTAGCAACGGTATCGATTATTACGGCAGGCATCTGTATGGCTGTGGGCTCCATTGCGCCGGCCATGGGGCAGGGACGGGCGATACATGGCGCCTTAAGTTCCATCGCACAGCAGCCGGATGAGCGCAACTCCCTGACGAGAACGCTTTTCGTGGGTCTCGCAATGATGGAATCCATCGCAATCTACTGCTTTGTCATCTCCATGATTCTGGTGTTCGCCAATCCGTTCTGGGCATACGTCATCAAGAAAGCGGGGGGATAA
- a CDS encoding alternate F1F0 ATPase, F1 subunit alpha, which translates to MSVEATEKNELKAFLDGTFQTLDDVLASQEAELREREVGVVSYVGYGIVRVEGLPSIRADELVLFPQNLQGLTFNIDPQEIGVILLGPTGDLRAGAEVRRTGRILDVPVGEALIGRVVDALGVPLDDRGEIRTMKRLPVEREAPAVMARDPVTEPLQTGIKVIDALFPIGRGQRELIVGDRQTGKTAIAIDAIINQADKDVLCIYCTVGKKASDVAKVIADLKQYNAMDYVIVVAATGDDPPGLQFIAPYAATTMGEYFIASGRDVLIVYDDLTSHARAYRELSLLLRRPPGREAFPGDIFYIHSRLLERSTHLRKEHGGGSLTSLPIVETEAQDISGYIPTNLISITDGQLYLSPRLYQKGILPAVDVGKSVSRVGGKAQLPAFRAVAGDLRISHSQFEELETFSRFGTRLDEATRKVLERGWRVREILKQPQYKPIPVAEQIAAMLAVTTGHFDTIAIADIRAAEESLRKNVAVNQSDFCSRITGGSKLDDADQKTITSIAKDTAASFLKEPDRANP; encoded by the coding sequence ATGAGCGTTGAAGCGACAGAGAAGAATGAATTGAAGGCGTTTCTCGACGGGACCTTCCAGACGCTCGACGATGTTCTGGCCAGTCAGGAGGCCGAACTGCGGGAGCGCGAGGTGGGCGTCGTTTCCTATGTCGGGTACGGCATCGTCCGGGTCGAAGGGCTGCCCAGCATCCGGGCCGACGAGCTCGTTCTGTTTCCTCAAAACCTCCAGGGACTAACCTTCAACATTGATCCCCAGGAAATCGGCGTGATTCTGCTGGGGCCCACGGGTGACCTGCGGGCGGGCGCGGAAGTGAGACGCACGGGCAGGATCCTCGACGTTCCCGTCGGTGAGGCTCTCATTGGCCGCGTCGTGGACGCTCTGGGTGTTCCCCTCGATGACCGTGGAGAGATCCGGACCATGAAACGACTGCCCGTCGAACGCGAAGCGCCGGCGGTCATGGCAAGAGATCCCGTTACGGAGCCCCTTCAAACGGGGATCAAGGTGATTGACGCCCTGTTCCCGATCGGCCGGGGTCAGCGGGAGCTGATCGTCGGCGACCGGCAGACGGGCAAGACGGCCATTGCCATAGACGCCATCATCAACCAGGCAGACAAAGACGTCCTGTGCATCTATTGCACCGTCGGCAAAAAGGCCTCAGACGTCGCCAAGGTCATTGCGGACCTCAAGCAGTACAACGCCATGGATTACGTCATTGTCGTTGCCGCCACGGGAGATGACCCGCCGGGCCTCCAGTTTATCGCTCCCTACGCCGCCACCACCATGGGCGAATATTTCATCGCTTCCGGCCGCGACGTCCTGATCGTCTATGATGACCTCACCTCTCACGCCCGCGCCTACCGCGAACTCTCGTTGCTGCTGCGGCGGCCGCCGGGCCGGGAAGCCTTTCCCGGAGATATTTTTTATATCCATTCCCGTTTGCTAGAGCGCTCGACCCATCTGAGGAAAGAACACGGCGGCGGCTCTTTGACGTCGCTGCCCATCGTGGAGACGGAGGCGCAGGATATTTCAGGCTATATCCCGACCAATCTGATTTCCATTACGGACGGGCAGCTCTATCTCTCCCCGCGCCTTTACCAGAAGGGCATTCTCCCTGCCGTGGATGTGGGAAAATCGGTGTCGCGCGTGGGCGGCAAGGCCCAGCTCCCGGCCTTTCGCGCGGTGGCGGGGGATCTGCGAATCTCCCATTCCCAGTTCGAGGAGTTAGAGACTTTTTCCCGGTTCGGCACGCGCCTCGATGAGGCGACCCGGAAGGTACTCGAACGCGGCTGGCGCGTCCGGGAAATCCTCAAGCAGCCCCAGTACAAACCGATCCCGGTGGCGGAGCAGATTGCTGCCATGCTGGCGGTCACCACGGGGCACTTCGACACCATAGCCATCGCCGACATCCGGGCGGCAGAAGAATCGCTGCGCAAAAACGTGGCGGTAAACCAGAGCGATTTCTGCTCCCGCATCACCGGAGGAAGTAAACTTGACGACGCGGACCAGAAAACGATTACCAGCATCGCCAAAGATACGGCGGCCAGTTTTCTGAAGGAGCCCGACCGTGCAAACCCCTGA
- a CDS encoding F0F1 ATP synthase subunit gamma, which yields MQTPEALKRTIKSAQDLLGVVKTMKALAAVSIRQYQRSVESLADYNRTVEMGLQIILKDRQGAPEPPRQRAKKQLGAIVFGTDQGLCGQFNSIIAQHAVQELDRTDFKKEDRFFIVVGVKVADILSDTGENVFEILTQPGSTAGITAMVQDITLLLEDWRFKRSVENMVLYYNEYLSGATYRPRTLKLLPVDKIWLADLQKKKWDSRTLPMFNMDWERIFRSMIREYLFVSVYRAFANSLASENASRLAAMQNAEKNIEERLEELHVQFHRQRQMTITEELLDIVAGFEVLKESRA from the coding sequence GTGCAAACCCCTGAAGCCCTGAAGCGAACGATAAAGAGCGCTCAGGATCTTCTGGGCGTCGTGAAGACCATGAAGGCCCTGGCCGCCGTCAGCATCCGCCAGTACCAGCGTTCCGTCGAATCCCTCGCCGATTACAACCGGACCGTCGAGATGGGCCTGCAGATCATTCTGAAAGACCGCCAGGGCGCCCCCGAGCCGCCGCGACAGCGTGCCAAGAAGCAACTGGGGGCGATTGTCTTCGGCACGGACCAGGGGCTCTGCGGCCAGTTCAACAGTATCATTGCCCAGCATGCCGTCCAAGAGCTGGACAGGACGGACTTCAAAAAGGAAGACCGGTTTTTCATCGTCGTTGGAGTGAAAGTGGCCGACATCCTCAGCGATACGGGAGAGAACGTCTTTGAAATCCTGACCCAGCCGGGTTCGACGGCAGGGATCACGGCCATGGTCCAGGATATCACGCTGCTCCTCGAAGACTGGCGCTTCAAACGTTCCGTGGAAAACATGGTTCTTTATTACAACGAGTATCTCTCCGGCGCGACCTATCGTCCCCGGACGCTCAAACTGCTGCCCGTGGACAAGATATGGCTGGCCGATCTGCAGAAAAAGAAGTGGGACTCCCGGACACTGCCCATGTTTAACATGGACTGGGAGCGCATATTCCGATCCATGATCCGGGAATACCTGTTTGTTTCGGTTTACCGGGCCTTCGCCAATTCCCTGGCCAGTGAAAACGCCAGCCGGCTGGCCGCCATGCAGAACGCGGAGAAGAATATCGAAGAACGCCTCGAGGAGTTGCACGTCCAGTTCCACCGGCAGCGTCAGATGACCATCACGGAAGAACTGCTGGATATTGTGGCCGGTTTCGAAGTTTTGAAGGAATCGAGAGCCTGA
- a CDS encoding PAS domain-containing protein — MSEVIGTNKQWKAFYAEERPCMADLLVDGDLARISRWFEGKYTKSELLEEAYEATDFFPDLGENGKWLRFTAAVIRDSKGRLVGAVETLEDITERVAAELSKKEREQRLFSVIESSPLPTFVIRVDHTVIYWNRALAKLSKIPAEEVIGTSQHWRAFYAQERPCMADLIVNQSLDTVPEWYGGVSKSKLLDETFKAEGFFPDLGENGRWLWFTATAVRNSQGALVGAIETLGDFTETKREREIAEQRLVKSEKRMNSIFQGFSIPAFVIGSDHKVILWNRALEILTKIPAEKMIGTDQQWRAFYGRKRPCMADLLVDSAVKNIPKWYKGKHRKCDVDEEAFEATDFFPDLGENGRWLRFTAAVIQDSLGELVGAVETIEDITDQKTAEAALKASAPKKK; from the coding sequence ATGAGCGAGGTGATCGGCACCAACAAGCAGTGGAAAGCGTTCTATGCCGAAGAAAGACCCTGCATGGCAGATCTTCTGGTTGATGGGGACTTGGCGCGGATTTCCAGGTGGTTCGAAGGGAAATACACCAAATCCGAACTGCTGGAAGAAGCCTATGAGGCGACCGACTTCTTTCCTGATCTCGGGGAGAACGGCAAATGGCTTCGCTTTACGGCTGCAGTCATCAGGGATTCCAAGGGCCGGCTTGTGGGGGCCGTTGAGACACTGGAGGATATCACGGAACGTGTGGCGGCTGAACTGTCGAAAAAGGAAAGAGAGCAACGGCTATTCAGTGTTATCGAGAGCTCGCCCTTGCCGACATTCGTCATCAGAGTTGATCACACGGTGATTTACTGGAATCGGGCTCTCGCAAAATTAAGCAAAATTCCGGCGGAAGAGGTGATCGGGACCAGTCAGCACTGGCGTGCTTTTTATGCCCAAGAAAGGCCTTGCATGGCCGATCTGATCGTAAATCAATCACTTGATACAGTACCGGAATGGTACGGTGGCGTATCTAAATCGAAACTTCTTGATGAAACTTTTAAAGCGGAGGGATTTTTCCCCGATCTGGGCGAAAACGGTCGCTGGCTATGGTTCACCGCGACGGCAGTCCGTAACTCGCAGGGAGCTTTAGTCGGCGCTATCGAGACATTGGGAGATTTTACGGAAACCAAAAGGGAACGCGAAATTGCAGAGCAAAGGTTAGTCAAGAGCGAAAAAAGAATGAACAGCATTTTCCAGGGTTTTTCCATCCCTGCTTTTGTGATCGGGAGTGACCACAAGGTCATTCTTTGGAACCGGGCTTTGGAAATTTTGACCAAAATACCGGCCGAAAAGATGATCGGGACCGATCAGCAATGGAGAGCCTTCTATGGAAGAAAGAGGCCCTGTATGGCCGATCTGCTTGTGGACAGTGCGGTGAAAAATATTCCCAAGTGGTACAAGGGAAAACACCGAAAATGCGATGTCGATGAAGAGGCATTCGAAGCAACGGATTTCTTCCCCGATCTGGGGGAAAATGGGCGTTGGCTTCGGTTTACGGCTGCCGTCATCCAGGATAGCCTGGGAGAACTCGTCGGCGCCGTCGAGACCATCGAAGACATTACGGATCAAAAAACGGCCGAGGCCGCGCTGAAGGCAAGTGCGCCAAAGAAGAAGTAG
- a CDS encoding cytidylate kinase-like family protein — protein MLKIPRSFNVLVEEQINKWRSVTAERDGEVKVYHPVITISREPGTGGTVIAKRLAEALGMDIMSNQIIHKVAESVQMSEKVVSSLDEKDVKKRDNWLTSLFESRHLWPDNYLRHLMKVISTIGRHGNAVILGRGANYILPLEETFRVRLVAPKEARIARVMASRGSSRKEAEEYITQTGSNRDAFIRKYFHTNIADPAHYDLVIDSSRLGIDGTIETIKAAFNLMNFQRRILKEP, from the coding sequence ATGTTAAAAATACCCCGTAGCTTCAATGTGTTGGTGGAAGAACAGATAAACAAGTGGCGCTCTGTCACCGCTGAACGGGACGGCGAGGTCAAGGTGTATCATCCCGTGATCACCATCTCTCGTGAACCCGGCACGGGAGGAACCGTGATTGCCAAGAGATTGGCAGAAGCCCTGGGAATGGACATCATGAGCAACCAGATTATCCATAAAGTAGCTGAGAGCGTTCAAATGAGCGAGAAAGTCGTCTCTTCACTGGACGAGAAGGATGTCAAAAAACGTGACAACTGGCTGACGTCCCTCTTCGAGTCACGCCACCTGTGGCCAGATAATTATCTGCGGCACCTCATGAAAGTTATCAGTACTATTGGACGGCACGGCAACGCCGTTATTCTTGGCCGGGGAGCTAACTATATTCTCCCCCTTGAAGAAACCTTTCGCGTCAGGCTCGTAGCCCCCAAGGAGGCACGGATCGCCAGGGTCATGGCAAGCCGGGGATCGTCCCGCAAGGAGGCGGAGGAATATATAACCCAGACCGGCTCAAACCGGGATGCCTTTATTCGGAAGTACTTTCATACAAATATCGCTGATCCTGCTCATTACGATTTAGTGATTGATTCAAGCCGTTTGGGTATCGATGGGACAATAGAAACCATCAAGGCGGCCTTTAATTTAATGAATTTTCAACGAAGGATTTTAAAGGAGCCGTGA
- a CDS encoding thiolase family protein → MKTFTKAYIPYNGYYSTPFCRWQGSMQNENAIELGAKTARRWFLEKKKIDPAILDYLYFGISIHQHHLFYSHNWAAGMLTDNKKNLPGLMVNQACTTSTTILNLAALAVEAGAFDVGFGLMTDRTSNGAHTVWPNPMGPGGEVIHENWLMDNFNSDPNVFPPTKMVGTAENVAKIEGFTKEESDAVVLRRYEQYMMSQADDRAFQKRYMFPAEVKVGKKGTKLVELDEGVTPTTAEGLAKLRPAEPGGIHSFGAQTFPADGNCGFIVTTRDKAKELSADPKIEIQIVSFGFSRVNPGFMASAPVPAAEMALANAGLKITDMKAIKSHNPFTTNDLNFAKKMGIDVMKMNNYGCSLIYGHPQAPTGGRIIAEMLEEMAMIGGGYCLWTGCAAGDTGASMIFKVS, encoded by the coding sequence ATGAAAACTTTTACAAAGGCGTATATCCCTTACAACGGATACTATTCGACCCCCTTCTGCCGTTGGCAGGGCAGTATGCAAAACGAGAACGCAATCGAGTTAGGCGCAAAGACTGCGAGACGGTGGTTTCTGGAGAAGAAGAAGATCGATCCAGCCATCCTTGACTATCTGTATTTCGGGATAAGCATTCACCAGCATCACTTGTTCTACAGTCATAACTGGGCTGCCGGCATGCTGACAGACAATAAGAAGAACCTGCCTGGTCTTATGGTCAACCAGGCTTGTACGACCTCCACCACAATTCTTAACCTTGCTGCACTAGCCGTAGAGGCAGGTGCTTTCGATGTGGGTTTCGGTCTTATGACTGACCGCACCTCCAATGGGGCGCACACCGTGTGGCCGAATCCCATGGGTCCAGGTGGCGAGGTCATCCATGAAAACTGGCTCATGGACAACTTCAATTCAGATCCCAACGTCTTTCCGCCTACGAAGATGGTAGGGACTGCCGAGAACGTAGCCAAAATAGAAGGATTCACCAAGGAAGAGTCTGACGCAGTTGTCCTTCGGCGTTACGAGCAGTACATGATGTCCCAAGCCGATGACAGGGCTTTTCAGAAAAGGTATATGTTCCCCGCAGAAGTGAAAGTCGGCAAGAAAGGGACTAAGTTGGTTGAGCTTGATGAGGGTGTTACCCCTACGACCGCCGAAGGTCTGGCTAAATTGAGACCGGCGGAGCCAGGCGGTATCCACAGCTTTGGCGCCCAGACATTTCCTGCCGACGGCAACTGCGGGTTCATCGTCACCACCCGTGATAAGGCCAAGGAGTTGAGCGCTGATCCCAAGATAGAGATACAGATTGTCTCATTCGGCTTTTCCCGCGTGAACCCCGGCTTCATGGCTTCAGCACCGGTACCGGCTGCCGAGATGGCACTTGCCAACGCAGGTCTCAAGATCACTGACATGAAAGCAATTAAGAGCCACAACCCCTTTACAACGAATGACCTCAACTTTGCCAAGAAGATGGGCATCGATGTCATGAAGATGAACAACTACGGATGCTCCCTGATCTATGGACATCCCCAAGCTCCTACTGGAGGCAGGATCATTGCTGAGATGCTCGAAGAGATGGCGATGATCGGTGGAGGCTATTGCCTCTGGACCGGTTGTGCTGCCGGCGATACCGGTGCTTCCATGATCTTCAAGGTCAGCTAA